One Rhodothermales bacterium genomic window carries:
- the rpsA gene encoding 30S ribosomal protein S1, with protein MAEDQQKTTETPETVETASESTDVTEAAASAPETPEVVAAEAEAPVAEAAEAPVAEAPVAETTVAETTVAETQEAPPAPVAAAPASKPIDTPEFVGFRGEIEGQVVKLADLDRGIDDPAALAMYDNLRKMIDDTLTNVSENEIVAGRVVSIGEKDIVVDIGFKSDGIIARNEFDSELTPGDEIEVFLERIEDYQGQLILSKTKADTVKRWQKIETAHVEEQVLEGTIVRRIKGGMIVELFDGIEAFLPGSQIDVRPVRDFDAYLDKRMEFKIVKLNPANENIVVSHKALIEKDLEEQRQKILSSMEPGQVLEGTVKNITDFGVFIDLGGVDGLLHITDLSWGRVSHPSELVELDQKLNVVVLDYDKERQRISLGLKQLQSHPWENIGEKYHEGDEAEGKVVSITDYGAFVELEKGIEGLVHISEMSWTEHIKHPSQMVSLGQIVKVRILNIDNEGKKISLGMKQLEPDPWVGIAARYPGGTVLRGKVRNITNFGVFVEIEPGIDGLVHISDLSWTKKIRHPSEYVKKGQDLDVVILNIDEKERRISLGHKQIETNPWNDFAKMYSDGTDTEATIKKIVDNGIEVSLGLELDGFVPAGELKSGPKSFQDAYKEGDTLQLRVIKFDPNQKEILLSETAKQRADDRAKKDEEHKERRKEQDTERQAVQDFQRKTAAATGPTTLGELSGLEDLKRKMEASEATEAAAATESAASEDAGEEEAES; from the coding sequence ATGGCTGAAGATCAGCAAAAAACCACTGAGACGCCGGAGACCGTCGAAACGGCGTCCGAATCGACAGACGTAACGGAGGCCGCGGCCTCCGCTCCCGAGACCCCCGAAGTTGTAGCGGCCGAGGCCGAAGCGCCTGTAGCCGAAGCGGCCGAAGCTCCAGTAGCCGAGGCGCCTGTAGCCGAGACGACAGTAGCCGAGACGACAGTAGCCGAGACGCAGGAAGCGCCTCCGGCTCCGGTAGCCGCCGCGCCGGCGAGCAAGCCCATCGACACGCCCGAATTCGTCGGTTTCCGCGGCGAAATCGAAGGTCAGGTCGTCAAGCTGGCCGACCTCGATCGCGGCATCGACGACCCGGCGGCGCTCGCGATGTACGACAATCTGCGCAAGATGATCGACGACACGCTGACCAACGTCTCGGAGAACGAGATCGTGGCCGGCCGCGTCGTCAGTATCGGCGAAAAGGATATCGTTGTCGACATCGGGTTCAAGAGCGATGGCATCATCGCCCGCAACGAATTCGACTCCGAACTCACGCCTGGCGATGAGATCGAAGTATTCCTCGAGCGCATCGAGGACTACCAGGGTCAGCTCATCCTCTCCAAGACGAAGGCCGATACGGTCAAGCGCTGGCAGAAGATCGAGACCGCTCACGTCGAGGAACAGGTGCTCGAAGGCACGATCGTGCGTCGCATCAAGGGCGGCATGATCGTCGAACTCTTCGACGGCATCGAAGCGTTCCTCCCGGGCTCGCAGATCGACGTCCGCCCGGTGCGCGATTTTGACGCGTATCTCGACAAGCGGATGGAGTTCAAGATCGTGAAGCTCAATCCGGCCAACGAGAACATCGTCGTGTCGCACAAGGCGCTCATCGAGAAGGACCTCGAGGAACAGCGTCAGAAAATTCTCTCCTCGATGGAGCCCGGCCAGGTCCTCGAAGGCACGGTCAAGAATATCACCGACTTCGGTGTCTTCATCGACCTCGGCGGCGTCGACGGCCTGTTGCACATCACCGACCTCTCCTGGGGCCGTGTGTCGCACCCGTCGGAGCTGGTCGAACTCGACCAGAAGCTCAACGTGGTGGTGCTGGACTACGACAAGGAGCGCCAGCGCATCTCGCTCGGCCTCAAGCAGCTCCAGTCGCATCCGTGGGAGAACATCGGCGAAAAGTACCACGAAGGCGACGAAGCCGAAGGCAAGGTGGTATCGATCACCGACTACGGTGCGTTCGTCGAACTGGAAAAGGGCATCGAAGGCCTCGTCCACATCTCGGAAATGAGCTGGACGGAGCATATCAAGCACCCGAGCCAGATGGTGTCCCTGGGGCAGATCGTCAAGGTCCGCATCCTGAACATCGACAACGAGGGCAAGAAGATTTCCCTCGGCATGAAGCAGCTGGAACCCGATCCGTGGGTGGGCATCGCCGCCCGCTATCCGGGTGGGACGGTGCTGCGCGGCAAAGTGCGCAACATCACCAACTTCGGCGTCTTCGTGGAGATCGAGCCGGGCATCGACGGCCTCGTCCATATCTCGGACCTGTCCTGGACGAAGAAAATCCGCCATCCTTCCGAATACGTGAAGAAGGGCCAGGATCTCGACGTCGTCATTCTCAACATCGACGAGAAGGAACGGCGTATCTCGCTCGGCCACAAGCAGATCGAGACGAACCCCTGGAACGACTTCGCCAAGATGTATTCGGACGGCACGGATACCGAAGCGACGATCAAGAAGATCGTCGACAACGGGATCGAGGTGTCGCTCGGGCTGGAGCTGGACGGCTTTGTGCCGGCCGGCGAGCTCAAGAGCGGCCCCAAGAGCTTCCAGGATGCCTACAAAGAAGGCGACACCCTCCAGCTGCGCGTGATCAAGTTCGATCCCAACCAGAAGGAGATCCTCCTCAGCGAAACGGCCAAGCAGCGCGCGGACGACCGTGCGAAGAAGGACGAAGAGCACAAGGAGCGTCGGAAGGAGCAGGACACCGAACGTCAGGCGGTCCAGGATTTCCAGCGCAAAACCGCTGCCGCCACGGGTCCGACGACCCTGGGCGAACTCAGCGGGCTCGAAGACCTGAAGCGCAAGATGGAAGCCAGCGAAGCAACGGAAGCTGCCGCTGCGACGGAAAGCGCGGCGTCCGAAGATGCCGGCGAGGAAGAAGCCGAGTCGTAG
- the cmk gene encoding (d)CMP kinase translates to MSSPPHPAIIALDGPAGSGKTSTARAVAERLGFVYLDTGAMYRAVTLAALDAGAPITDDGLAGVLDATRLEIGYGEGRMAIRLNGEDVSDRIRSGEVGRHVSPVSALASVRHRMVDMQRAFARAQLVAGRGIVVDGRDIGTVVFPDAELKVFMSAQPRVRAARRHQELAQKGDERSLDDVLAEIERRDAMDSARAIAPLRPAEDAILLDTSGLTMDQQVSFVVNKLSERQQQSDV, encoded by the coding sequence TTGTCTTCTCCCCCTCATCCGGCGATCATCGCGCTTGACGGCCCTGCCGGCTCCGGAAAAACGTCCACGGCCCGCGCGGTAGCCGAGCGACTTGGCTTTGTGTACCTGGACACCGGCGCGATGTACCGGGCGGTGACCCTCGCCGCGCTCGACGCCGGCGCGCCGATCACCGATGACGGGCTGGCCGGCGTGCTGGATGCGACCCGACTGGAGATCGGCTATGGGGAAGGGCGGATGGCCATCCGTCTGAACGGCGAAGACGTCTCGGATCGCATCCGCAGTGGGGAGGTGGGCCGGCACGTCTCTCCCGTCAGTGCGCTCGCGTCGGTGCGTCACCGGATGGTGGATATGCAGCGGGCGTTTGCCCGCGCGCAGCTCGTCGCCGGCCGCGGGATCGTGGTGGATGGACGGGACATCGGGACGGTCGTTTTCCCGGATGCCGAGCTCAAGGTCTTCATGTCCGCCCAGCCCCGGGTGCGCGCGGCGCGCCGGCACCAGGAACTGGCGCAGAAAGGGGACGAACGATCCCTCGACGACGTGCTCGCCGAGATCGAACGGCGCGATGCGATGGACAGCGCGCGCGCGATCGCCCCGTTGCGGCCCGCCGAAGACGCCATTCTGCTGGATACGAGCGGGCTGACGATGGACCAGCAAGTTTCATTCGTAGTTAACAAACTGTCGGAACGCCAGCAGCAGAGCGACGTATGA
- a CDS encoding RNA methyltransferase yields MRKLRHEEIPRLDPAETGRSPRHPIAVVIDNVRSAHNVGSFFRTSDGAWIEKLYLTGITATPDHHGLHKTALGAQETVPWHREENTVDAVRRLKSEGYTVAVLELTDSPSLPADLRPEHFPLCLVIGNEVHGVQDDVVAMADLALEIPQYGSKQSLNVSVAYGIAVYDIVRAYRALQGMPAMHERTE; encoded by the coding sequence ATGCGAAAATTACGACACGAAGAAATCCCGCGTCTGGATCCTGCTGAAACAGGCCGCTCGCCCCGACATCCGATCGCGGTCGTGATCGACAACGTGCGCTCGGCGCACAATGTCGGTTCGTTCTTCCGAACGTCGGACGGGGCGTGGATCGAGAAGCTCTATCTGACAGGCATCACGGCAACCCCTGACCATCATGGATTGCACAAAACCGCACTCGGCGCCCAGGAAACGGTTCCCTGGCATCGGGAGGAAAATACCGTGGACGCGGTCCGCCGGCTCAAAAGCGAGGGCTATACCGTCGCCGTCCTCGAACTGACCGACAGCCCCTCCCTGCCCGCCGACCTGCGGCCCGAGCACTTCCCCCTCTGCCTCGTGATCGGCAACGAAGTGCACGGCGTGCAGGACGACGTCGTGGCGATGGCCGACCTCGCGCTGGAAATTCCCCAGTACGGCTCGAAACAATCGCTCAACGTATCGGTGGCTTACGGCATCGCGGTGTATGATATCGTCCGCGCCTATCGGGCGCTGCAGGGTATGCCGGCGATGCATGAACGCACGGAGTAA
- a CDS encoding methylmalonyl-CoA mutase family protein: MNMQPLGEALDLARHFPPPDPSAWLKRVAAELKGQDLASVIDWTPAPGIAVRALYPAARPGLAGVPFPGTWTSSAWIGALDDTQAPRRIATAAAGGADTLAGTLTSGSWPAAALPAYVFAPHASLTLGPGTATGAFVLRAPADAAPDDLDDAIRTQWVAAPALAEQQALRFLAIDLVPAAGRSLPVQLGLALSATRRHIELGLDAGWPIDTVLGRMLFTVPTGRLFFPELARLRALRATVDVLLRAYQPDRAAWPALHIVAETERCTDGDPYAHALRTTPMALAAIIGGCDALIIHPGRETDASRDSAWDRLALNTHHVLRYEAQIGQTADAAGGAGYVEHLTDQIARKAWRIFQAMERDRRVALGPESLDRYDEVA, translated from the coding sequence ATGAACATGCAACCACTGGGCGAAGCGCTCGATCTCGCGCGGCACTTCCCGCCGCCCGATCCCTCGGCGTGGCTCAAACGCGTCGCCGCCGAACTGAAGGGCCAGGACCTCGCTTCCGTCATCGACTGGACGCCGGCGCCGGGCATCGCGGTCCGCGCGCTCTACCCCGCCGCCCGACCGGGACTCGCCGGAGTACCTTTCCCCGGCACCTGGACATCGAGCGCGTGGATCGGCGCCCTGGATGACACACAGGCCCCTCGCCGCATCGCCACAGCGGCCGCCGGCGGCGCTGACACGCTCGCCGGCACCCTGACCTCCGGTTCCTGGCCCGCCGCCGCGCTGCCGGCCTATGTCTTTGCCCCCCACGCATCCCTTACGTTAGGCCCCGGCACGGCAACCGGCGCCTTCGTCCTGCGCGCCCCGGCCGATGCCGCCCCCGACGACCTCGACGACGCCATCCGCACCCAGTGGGTGGCCGCGCCGGCGCTGGCCGAACAGCAGGCCCTTCGTTTTCTTGCCATCGACCTCGTGCCGGCTGCCGGCCGGTCGCTCCCGGTCCAGCTCGGGCTCGCGCTGTCGGCCACGAGGCGCCACATCGAGCTGGGGCTCGATGCCGGATGGCCGATCGACACCGTGCTCGGCCGCATGCTGTTCACCGTCCCCACAGGCCGACTGTTCTTCCCCGAACTGGCCCGCCTGCGCGCCCTCCGCGCCACCGTCGATGTCCTTTTGCGTGCCTATCAGCCCGACCGCGCCGCCTGGCCGGCCCTCCACATCGTGGCTGAAACCGAACGCTGTACCGACGGGGACCCCTATGCGCACGCCCTCCGCACCACCCCCATGGCCCTCGCCGCCATTATAGGCGGATGCGACGCCCTGATCATCCACCCCGGAAGGGAAACGGATGCATCGCGTGATTCCGCCTGGGATCGACTCGCGCTCAACACCCACCACGTGCTGCGCTACGAGGCGCAGATCGGCCAGACGGCCGACGCCGCCGGCGGGGCCGGGTATGTGGAGCACCTGACGGACCAGATCGCCCGCAAGGCATGGCGCATTTTTCAGGCGATGGAACGGGACCGGCGCGTGGCGCTTGGCCCCGAGTCCCTCGACCGGTACGACGAGGTGGCCTGA
- the scpA gene encoding methylmalonyl-CoA mutase has protein sequence MKPDFTTIPYPAPAIEARLSARHPHEAYTAGLPPYLRGPYATMYVVRPWTVRQYAGFSTAEASNAFYRRNLAAGQMGLSIAFDLATHRGYDSDHPRVRGDVGKAGVAIDTIEDMKRLFDGIPLDKMSVSMTMNGAVIPIMAFYIVAAEEQGVSPEALRGTIQNDILKEFMVRNTYIYPPAPSMRIVGDIFAYTARRMPLFNSISVSGYHMHEAGAPAYLELAYTLADGVEYLRTGLAAGLGIDDFAPRLSFFWGIGMHPFEEIAKMRAGRVLWARLVKAFAPKDPRSMMLRTHCQTSGYSLTAQDPYTNIVRTSVEAMAAAFGGTQSLHTNALDEALALPTDFSAQIARNTQLMLQRETGIVHAVDPWGGSDYVEALTADLIDRAWTEIQEIEALGGMTRAIERGIPKARIEEASARRQAEIDRGSAVIVGVNRFTTDDDTPIELLEIDNTAVRQAQIDRLQALRAGRDAGAVEHALRRLRAACDAGGNLLEAAVDAARVRATLGEISMAMEEAFGRYEARMAPISGVYAREMNHNEAFEATRRLADTFAARAGRRPRIMIAKLGQDGHDRGARVIASSFADLGFDVDIGPLFQMPEEAARQAVENDVHILGISSLAAGHNTLVPAVLDALKDLGREDILVVAGGVIPPNDHARLREAGVAAVFGPGTVIPEAATELLHLLLGRIDG, from the coding sequence ATGAAGCCCGATTTCACCACGATACCTTACCCCGCGCCGGCGATCGAAGCCCGCCTGTCCGCGCGGCACCCCCATGAAGCCTATACGGCCGGCCTGCCGCCCTATCTGCGCGGTCCGTACGCCACGATGTATGTCGTAAGGCCCTGGACCGTCCGCCAGTATGCCGGCTTCTCCACGGCGGAGGCCTCCAACGCCTTCTACCGGCGCAACCTCGCCGCTGGCCAGATGGGGCTTTCGATCGCGTTCGACCTCGCCACGCACCGGGGGTACGATTCCGACCATCCGCGCGTCCGAGGCGACGTCGGCAAGGCCGGCGTCGCGATCGATACGATCGAGGACATGAAACGCCTGTTCGACGGCATCCCCCTCGACAAGATGTCCGTCTCGATGACGATGAACGGCGCCGTGATCCCCATCATGGCGTTTTACATCGTGGCGGCCGAGGAGCAAGGCGTCTCCCCGGAAGCGTTACGCGGCACCATCCAGAACGACATCCTCAAGGAGTTCATGGTGCGTAACACGTATATCTACCCGCCGGCGCCCTCGATGCGTATCGTCGGGGATATCTTCGCGTACACCGCCCGCCGGATGCCGTTGTTTAATTCGATCTCGGTAAGCGGCTATCACATGCACGAAGCCGGCGCGCCGGCGTACCTCGAACTGGCCTACACGCTCGCCGACGGCGTCGAATACCTCCGCACCGGGCTCGCGGCGGGCCTGGGCATTGACGACTTCGCACCCCGGCTCTCGTTTTTCTGGGGGATCGGGATGCATCCCTTCGAGGAGATCGCGAAGATGCGCGCCGGCCGCGTCCTCTGGGCGCGGCTCGTAAAGGCCTTCGCACCGAAGGATCCCCGGTCGATGATGCTCCGCACCCATTGTCAGACCTCCGGCTACAGCCTCACGGCCCAGGATCCCTACACCAACATCGTCCGCACCAGCGTCGAGGCCATGGCCGCGGCGTTCGGCGGCACGCAGTCCCTGCACACCAATGCGCTGGACGAGGCGCTCGCGCTGCCGACCGATTTCTCCGCGCAGATCGCCCGCAACACCCAGCTGATGCTCCAGCGCGAAACCGGCATCGTCCATGCGGTCGACCCGTGGGGCGGCTCGGACTATGTCGAGGCGCTCACGGCGGACCTGATCGATCGGGCGTGGACCGAAATACAGGAGATCGAGGCGCTGGGCGGCATGACGCGGGCCATCGAGCGGGGCATTCCGAAGGCGCGGATCGAGGAAGCGTCGGCCCGCCGGCAGGCGGAAATCGATCGCGGCTCGGCGGTCATCGTGGGCGTCAACCGCTTCACGACGGACGACGACACGCCGATCGAGCTGCTCGAAATCGACAACACGGCGGTGAGACAGGCACAGATCGATCGGCTGCAGGCGCTGCGCGCCGGCCGCGATGCCGGCGCCGTCGAACACGCGTTGCGCCGCCTGCGCGCCGCCTGCGACGCGGGCGGCAACCTGCTCGAAGCCGCGGTGGACGCCGCGCGGGTCCGGGCTACCCTCGGCGAAATTTCCATGGCCATGGAGGAGGCGTTCGGGCGCTACGAAGCCCGCATGGCGCCCATCTCCGGCGTATATGCTCGCGAAATGAACCACAACGAAGCGTTCGAGGCCACACGCCGGCTGGCGGATACCTTTGCCGCGCGCGCGGGGCGCCGGCCGCGCATCATGATCGCCAAACTCGGCCAGGACGGCCACGACCGCGGGGCGCGCGTCATCGCCTCGTCCTTCGCCGACCTCGGGTTCGACGTCGATATCGGCCCGCTCTTCCAGATGCCCGAAGAAGCCGCGCGCCAGGCCGTCGAAAACGACGTGCACATCCTGGGCATCTCCTCCCTCGCGGCTGGCCACAACACGCTCGTCCCGGCCGTCCTCGACGCGCTGAAGGACCTCGGCCGGGAGGACATCCTCGTCGTCGCCGGCGGCGTCATTCCGCCCAACGACCATGCCCGGCTCCGCGAAGCCGGCGTCGCCGCCGTGTTCGGCCCGGGCACCGTCATTCCCGAGGCCGCCACCGAACTCCTGCACCTGCTGCTCGGCCGCATCGATGGCTGA
- the meaB gene encoding methylmalonyl Co-A mutase-associated GTPase MeaB, with protein sequence MADVAPDIDALFAGLRAGSRLALARALTLVESTRPDHERAAAALLDRCLPLCAGAPRIGVTGVPGAGKSTFIDALGMQLLEQGRRVGVCAIDPSSKQTHGSILGDKTRMTRLAADERAFIRPTPNAGAYGGVASRTREALVLLEAAGFDFLFVETVGVGQSETSVTDLVDMVLVLTLTGAGDALQGMKRGVLEIADALIIHKADGDNRVPAQVLRKEMQHALHLFQSPRPEWEPAVLTASSQTGEGLDALRSLIDAFLASQQADGHLAALRARQTRCWLHERIAEGVQRQWKERAGVEERLGALEADVQAARRSAPSAALEILDLVASGRLI encoded by the coding sequence ATGGCTGACGTCGCGCCCGATATCGACGCGTTGTTCGCCGGCCTGCGCGCAGGCAGCCGGCTCGCCCTCGCCCGGGCGCTGACGCTGGTGGAAAGCACGCGGCCCGACCACGAGCGCGCGGCGGCGGCCCTGCTCGACCGCTGCCTTCCGCTTTGCGCTGGCGCCCCCCGCATCGGCGTCACCGGCGTTCCGGGCGCGGGCAAGAGCACCTTCATCGACGCCCTGGGCATGCAGCTGCTCGAACAGGGCCGGCGTGTCGGCGTGTGCGCGATCGACCCCTCCAGCAAACAGACGCACGGAAGCATCCTCGGCGACAAAACCCGCATGACCCGGCTCGCGGCCGACGAGCGCGCCTTCATCCGCCCGACACCAAACGCCGGCGCCTACGGCGGCGTCGCCTCCCGGACCCGCGAGGCACTCGTCCTGCTCGAGGCCGCCGGTTTTGATTTCCTGTTCGTCGAGACCGTGGGCGTGGGGCAGTCGGAAACCAGCGTGACGGATCTCGTCGACATGGTCCTGGTGCTCACCCTTACCGGCGCCGGCGACGCACTCCAGGGCATGAAACGCGGCGTGCTGGAGATCGCCGACGCGCTCATCATCCACAAGGCGGACGGCGACAATCGGGTGCCGGCGCAGGTGCTACGCAAGGAGATGCAGCACGCACTCCACCTCTTTCAATCGCCCCGGCCGGAATGGGAGCCGGCGGTGCTGACCGCCTCTTCCCAGACAGGAGAGGGACTGGACGCGCTCCGGTCTCTCATTGACGCATTCCTGGCGTCGCAACAGGCGGATGGGCACCTCGCCGCCCTGCGAGCCCGGCAAACACGATGCTGGCTGCACGAGCGCATCGCGGAGGGTGTGCAGCGGCAATGGAAGGAGCGGGCCGGCGTCGAGGAGCGACTCGGCGCGCTGGAAGCCGACGTCCAGGCCGCACGCCGCTCCGCCCCATCGGCCGCACTCGAAATCCTCGATCTCGTGGCTTCCGGGCGGCTCATTTAA
- a CDS encoding S8 family serine peptidase: MHATRLPRPWIALCVLFALFLSPSLLQGCDALIDAEPSPSQQRLALLGDSGTLTKLSFANELLATDAEWVYLIVGVNEDQGDLEASGVTRRKLNSYDVTRRILTKYDGDAVFRLDLGYTLQAVSLAIRPSALRDVLRDLESDPDVAWIEPDRLLAGDPGAFSNMGSLGQQVSWGVARMNAPRRDASKVDIFVVDSGINASTEIALASSTDFSMYYLARVADVVNPITSLLGLASTTNNLLAADVLGHGTHIAGTIAARDNMMGVRGVAPGTALHNMRVLGPDGQTDMSTVLKAIDEITARKQANPGRPMVVNLSFGADFGSSAYNVLDRAIQRSIEAGVVYVIAAGNDGIDVATVTPAHVAEAITVGAYDQKRRPADFSNHGAGIDLMAPGVDIVSVSHLASWKRVGGSGTSYAAPHVTALAAHYLSQHPSASPAEVLEALRASMP; the protein is encoded by the coding sequence ATGCACGCTACCCGACTCCCCCGCCCCTGGATCGCACTGTGCGTCCTGTTCGCGCTGTTCCTCAGCCCATCCCTGTTGCAGGGATGCGACGCGCTCATCGATGCCGAGCCCTCGCCGTCGCAACAACGCCTCGCGTTGCTTGGCGATAGCGGGACGCTGACCAAATTGTCGTTCGCGAACGAGCTGCTCGCCACCGACGCCGAATGGGTTTACCTCATCGTCGGCGTCAACGAGGACCAGGGCGATCTCGAAGCCTCCGGCGTGACGCGGCGCAAGCTGAACAGCTACGATGTGACGCGCCGCATCCTCACCAAATACGACGGCGACGCGGTGTTCAGGCTGGACCTGGGCTACACCCTGCAGGCCGTTTCGCTGGCCATACGACCTTCCGCCCTGCGCGACGTGCTGCGTGACCTGGAAAGCGATCCCGATGTGGCCTGGATTGAACCCGACCGGCTCCTCGCCGGCGACCCCGGCGCCTTCTCCAACATGGGCAGCCTCGGGCAGCAGGTCTCCTGGGGCGTCGCCCGGATGAACGCCCCCCGCAGGGACGCCTCGAAGGTCGACATCTTCGTCGTCGATTCCGGCATCAACGCCTCGACCGAGATCGCCCTGGCTTCGTCGACAGACTTCTCGATGTATTATCTGGCGCGCGTTGCGGACGTTGTGAACCCGATCACGTCCCTGCTCGGACTCGCCTCGACGACCAACAACCTCCTGGCGGCCGATGTGCTGGGCCACGGGACGCACATCGCCGGCACCATCGCCGCGCGCGACAACATGATGGGGGTGCGCGGCGTCGCGCCGGGGACTGCGCTCCATAACATGCGCGTGCTGGGGCCTGACGGTCAGACCGACATGTCGACCGTACTCAAGGCCATCGACGAAATCACGGCGCGCAAACAGGCGAACCCCGGGCGGCCGATGGTGGTGAACCTGAGCTTCGGCGCCGACTTCGGCTCCAGCGCCTACAACGTCCTGGACCGGGCCATCCAGCGCTCGATCGAGGCCGGCGTCGTGTACGTGATCGCGGCAGGAAACGACGGCATCGACGTGGCCACCGTCACGCCGGCGCACGTCGCCGAAGCGATCACCGTAGGGGCCTACGACCAGAAAAGGCGGCCGGCCGACTTCTCAAATCACGGCGCGGGCATCGACCTGATGGCGCCCGGCGTGGACATCGTCTCGGTGTCCCACCTCGCCTCCTGGAAACGCGTCGGCGGCAGCGGCACGTCCTATGCCGCGCCGCATGTCACGGCCCTGGCGGCGCACTACCTGAGCCAGCATCCCTCCGCCTCGCCGGCCGAGGTGCTGGAGGCGCTGCGCGCGTCGATGCCCTGA
- a CDS encoding DUF3095 family protein, translating to MPAVSDASFFADLPVHSIALSDLLGHEALFMEIPAGWHVVVTDIKNSTRAHRAGRHEEINLIAAGSIIATLNLARRERLAIPFFFGGDGASMIVPEGLLAPVLGALSTHRTQTMESFGLDLRVGSSSVASLYEAGHPLRIARLALTGRYAIPILLGTGLSEAERRVKQADEGLAASNFDDALDLSGMECRWDRIEPAHAAHEIVCLLVNAGAGRSQAAAFRAVVELIDRVYGSPEARNPVSTSRLRLDPGFQKIALETRVRLGRLSLSHLVSNWALTQGSRIGYFAREAGRSYKQALVEQTDTLVIDGRINTVIAGTAAQRAALDAGLADMEAAGEIAYGLFVCRESIMSCYITDRSDRHIHFVDGSDGGYTMAATLLKGKRR from the coding sequence ATGCCGGCCGTTTCCGACGCTTCATTTTTTGCCGATCTCCCCGTCCATTCCATCGCGCTCAGCGACCTGCTGGGACACGAGGCGTTGTTCATGGAGATACCTGCCGGGTGGCACGTCGTCGTGACCGACATCAAGAACTCGACGCGGGCCCACCGCGCCGGCCGCCACGAAGAGATCAACCTGATCGCCGCGGGAAGCATCATCGCCACCCTCAACCTCGCCCGGCGGGAGCGCCTCGCCATTCCCTTCTTTTTCGGCGGGGACGGCGCCTCGATGATCGTCCCCGAAGGCCTCCTCGCCCCCGTCCTCGGCGCGCTGAGCACCCACCGCACCCAGACCATGGAATCGTTCGGGCTGGATTTGCGCGTGGGTTCGTCGTCCGTCGCCTCCCTGTACGAGGCCGGTCATCCGCTGCGTATCGCCCGCCTCGCCCTCACCGGCCGCTACGCCATCCCCATCCTGCTCGGCACCGGTCTGTCGGAAGCCGAACGCCGCGTCAAACAGGCCGACGAGGGCCTGGCGGCCTCCAACTTCGACGACGCGCTCGACCTGAGCGGGATGGAATGCCGGTGGGACCGCATCGAGCCGGCCCACGCGGCGCACGAGATCGTTTGCCTGCTGGTGAACGCCGGCGCCGGCCGGTCCCAGGCCGCGGCGTTCCGGGCCGTCGTGGAGCTCATCGATCGGGTGTACGGATCCCCCGAGGCCCGCAACCCGGTTTCCACCTCGCGGTTACGGCTGGATCCCGGCTTCCAGAAAATTGCCCTCGAAACGCGCGTCCGGCTCGGGCGGCTCAGCCTCTCCCACCTGGTCTCCAACTGGGCGCTCACACAGGGGAGCCGGATCGGCTATTTTGCGCGGGAAGCCGGACGCAGCTACAAACAGGCGCTGGTCGAACAGACCGATACGTTGGTGATCGATGGGCGCATCAACACGGTCATCGCCGGCACCGCCGCGCAACGTGCCGCGCTCGACGCCGGCCTTGCGGACATGGAGGCCGCCGGCGAAATCGCGTACGGACTTTTCGTGTGCCGCGAATCGATCATGTCCTGCTACATCACCGACCGCAGCGACCGGCACATCCATTTTGTCGACGGGTCGGACGGCGGCTACACCATGGCCGCGACGCTGCTCAAGGGCAAGCGGCGATAA